AGAAAAGTCGTCCAAATATATAAATTGATACAGAAGCACATTTTAAGTTGCATTAAATTTCTGTTGTTCAACCACTAACATTTTTGGATGGTTTAATTTGAAGATCTATGTTTTGGTTCCTCGGTTATCACAAAATGGCTTAAAAATGATTGGTTATGTGTCCTGCCTTTTTATTGCTTATCACatcatatatatacactgcaaTGTGTATACTAGTGTTCTGTAGTCTGCTGTGGTATCTGGTGTTATCCAGGTACAACAGTGATGTGTGCCGTATTGCCACAGTGTTCATTATTGTCTAAACAGTTTTGCTGGAAGGTGGAGACCTGGCTGTCTGTGTTCTCTCATACTAATACCTTCTTGCCTGTATATACGATCAGTACTTGTGCTTCACGTGACAAATCTCAAAATATTTGAAAGAATGCTTATTTATTAATGTCAGACACATTCAAATATGCATTAATTTCTGTCCTTAGCTATTGATTAAAGATCTAAATGAAAACCTCttgttttgagtttttttttttttagcacaaAATTTGAGAAGGTGGGcgggttgttttgttttttaacacCTTGTGTGAAACCCTGGGCCTATATGCTCTAGAATGCTGGAATTGAGAGCTTTTCAGCCAAATGTGATGATAATGCTAATACAAGGGGATGCACTTGTACTCTTCCATAGTACAAATTAATCACTCAAATGGTTATTTGGATTCTGTTTCTCTCATAATATGGGGAGTGTTGATGAGAAAGGTTTTTCAACTAGCATCGTTATTAGAAAATTATAGCAACATGCATTTATTGCCATTAGGGTATAACACTTTTTGGCTCAAGACAGGTTACAGAATTGATTTCTTATATAAACAGAAGAAAGGCTCAGGCTTCTGTATGTGGTGACTCGTCTGTATTTACTTGTCATGAGGACCCCTGTCGTTCATCTCGACTGTCAGTAAGATTGTGAGGAGCGATCCAGATCAAACGTCCTCCGACGCCGCCGTCGTCTTTCCCGCCTCCTCTTCCGTCCCCCCGTGCGGTAGGCTCCGTCTTCGTCTTGCGTGAACCAAAATAACGGGCTTGTCGGCCATGGATATCAGGGTCCGCTTcggacatatgaactgcatgaTCGATTGCCTTACTGCAATGTAACGATTCTAACTCGGTTCCGCTGCTGACCGAACATAGGCCTATTACGCCCACAGacgcaaaaaaaataaatacatacggTAAGAGGTAAGAGCCAGGTTTGAACGTTATTTTTCGATTTCTAGAGTAGCTGGTTTTTTTGCGTAAGCTAGCGGTCTCATTATACTGTTAtcggtaaataaaaaatatggtgGTTTTATAACGCAGTGGTATTTACAGAACGAATGGAGGGAGGAACAGTTCCATGTCATTTGCCGCAGTTTATGGTGTTAAGTTGGCATTTGTGTGGCTGTTCGTTTAAATGCAACATGATTTCTGTCAAAATGTAACATTAACATACTAGGTTGCTGCTGTAGTCCTTAAGACACTTAATCTATCCATATGACAAAAAACCAGCTACTAATTTTCATTAAAGAACGATCTTCACATGTCCGTTGTTCTGGATTATCTTTTAATACCCATACTAAATACCCATATATATTGACCAGCTCTTTAGGAAATAAAACCTCTTCTAAACCACAAGATTAAATGTTCTGTTGAGGCTGACCAAACTGGTGTTAGAAatcttttgttgtttttttggtttgtttccaGCCCCAGAAGCCTGTGGGTTCAGAGGGGGTTAATTGCTCTAAGTGATGGCTGATTCAGATTCCTCATCCAAGCCCCCACTGCACTgtccccacactcccctctcactGTCATTCCCCTTCCTGAGAGAAGGCAGTCGTGTTTGGGAGAGGAAACCACCACAGCCTGGGGAGCTGCCAAGTCCGCTTCCCACCCGGCGCAATCGCACATATTCAGCGTAAGTCAGAGCAAGTTGTAGCAcagtgtttggggggggggggctcctgTGTTTGAATGCATATTATCATAGCATCCTAAGTCTTGAAGTGTGTGCTGCTTGTGCATTGAGGGGGAACTTTGCTTTGCTGTTTATATATGTGTTTTCATTTCCTTTTCTTGCGTTTCATCTCCACACTTGTTAAGTACGGTGAGGGCCAGATCTGGACAGGTTTTCAAGGGGGTCTGCAAGAATTTCTCCAGGTCCCAGGGACATGGTTTTATCCGTCCTTCTAACGGGGGAGAGGACATTTTTGTTCACATCTCAGAGTAAGTGTCACTCCTTAGCACACTCAAAGGTAATATAATGAACAGAGCATATACTGCAGTGCGCAGGTTACTTGCTTAGTTACTGAattttaaatgtaatgtaataacaTGCATTCTCACTCATCAGCATTGAGGGTGAATATGTACCAGTAGAGGGAGATGAAGTGACCTACAAAGTGTGTCCTGTTCCTCCCAAGAACCTGAAGCTTCAGGCTGTAGAGGTGGTCATCACCAGCCTTACACCGGGGAGCAAGCATGAGACCTGGTCCGGACAAATAATCAGCTCCTAGCTCAGAACGGCAGAGCTGACAGAATGAAGAATGGACATTTGGGCTGTAAGGGTTCTGACACAGGAGAGGGTGAAGGCATATGGAGCAAAAAATAGCTGAAGGGTTTAAACAAACACCTAAAAGAGAGCTAATGAGGACAGTGACCTAATGAGTTTGAAATGTGTTATGCATAAGTAGGTTATGGATGGAAATGGGAATTAGGGTTATGTAATTTCTGTTTCTTAGCTCGACAAATGTGTGGTAAAAGCAACTTCTAGTGAGAGCTGCTTGGAATTTACTGGAGTCAGTTTAGCAAAGTCAACTGAACTTTGGGGCAGTATCAGTTACAAACACTGACTAAAAGTGTCCTTTAGGTTAGTGTTGTTTCTGTCTTGATGGATGttatgtatttatttctgtatttatttttattagttAAAAAAAGCAGATTTTGGTATTTACATGCACTCAAACCTAGAGAGTGTGACTTACATTTCACACACTACTGGATAACCAAAATTTAAACAGTGGTCCATagattaataataatagttatcaAACAATAGTTATAATAGGAATTATGTCAAATTGAGTTTCTGTAATAAAAGCAGTTTTGCATAACCTACAGTCTTGCCAGTGGAAACCTGTTGTTTATTAAGAACCCTGTAAAAGCTCACAAACCTGATTCTTCTGACAAAgggatgtttatttttttacatcagTCTGTCATTGTCCTTTTGTCTGTAACTACATTGACTTGTCGGGTACTGTGCAGACGCAGCTGTCTGAAGTAACTTTTGCATATTAGTGTGACGGT
The genomic region above belongs to Brachyhypopomus gauderio isolate BG-103 chromosome 3, BGAUD_0.2, whole genome shotgun sequence and contains:
- the csdc2a gene encoding cold shock domain-containing protein C2a, encoding MADSDSSSKPPLHCPHTPLSLSFPFLREGSRVWERKPPQPGELPSPLPTRRNRTYSATVRARSGQVFKGVCKNFSRSQGHGFIRPSNGGEDIFVHISDIEGEYVPVEGDEVTYKVCPVPPKNLKLQAVEVVITSLTPGSKHETWSGQIISS